Proteins from a genomic interval of Acetobacterium woodii DSM 1030:
- a CDS encoding GntR family transcriptional regulator, with protein MNIIIVNSADVPIYEQIMNQVKAAILSGELKDGDILPSVRSLAKDLNVSVITTRKAYDGLEAQGFTLNMMGKGSFVAPQNMERLRESRMIEIEKKLTEIIKYAKPIGILGEDLKKIIDELIVEE; from the coding sequence TTGAATATAATCATTGTAAATTCTGCGGATGTACCGATTTACGAACAGATTATGAACCAAGTTAAAGCTGCCATCTTATCTGGCGAATTAAAAGATGGGGATATTTTACCTTCGGTTAGGAGTTTAGCGAAGGACTTAAATGTTAGTGTCATTACCACCAGAAAAGCCTACGATGGCTTGGAAGCCCAAGGTTTTACACTCAATATGATGGGTAAAGGTTCTTTTGTCGCACCACAAAATATGGAACGCTTACGAGAATCGCGAATGATAGAGATTGAAAAGAAGCTCACCGAAATTATCAAGTATGCAAAACCGATTGGTATTTTAGGCGAAGACTTAAAAAAAATAATTGATGAATTAATCGTGGAGGAATAA
- a CDS encoding ABC transporter ATP-binding protein, translating to MDIALEICNLCKNYDDFSLQNINMSLEKGTLTGFIGPNGAGKTTTINNILNIIKPDNGKITILGMDSITNDLEIKSKLGIVLDDGHFYEDLTLQKMKSLIAPMYPTWNDHDYQFYMKKFKLPEQKKIKNLSRGMKMKYALVLALSHGAKLFILDEPTSGLDPLVRSELLEILKDLVCENHKTVLMSTHITSDLDKIADYLFFIFGGKIILHGQKDELKEQHAIVKGNPAVLLPELENHFIGINKSNYGFEGLTANKAILKKLLPNETVYEVPTIEELMLYYTRRHQ from the coding sequence TTGGATATAGCTTTAGAAATTTGCAACCTATGTAAAAACTATGATGATTTCAGTTTACAAAATATCAATATGTCATTGGAAAAAGGAACCTTGACCGGCTTCATTGGACCTAATGGTGCCGGAAAAACGACCACGATTAATAACATCCTGAATATTATTAAACCAGATAATGGAAAAATCACGATTTTAGGTATGGATAGCATTACCAATGATTTAGAAATTAAGTCAAAGCTCGGCATCGTTCTTGATGATGGGCATTTTTACGAAGATTTAACCCTACAAAAAATGAAAAGTCTGATTGCACCCATGTACCCGACATGGAATGATCATGATTATCAGTTTTATATGAAAAAATTTAAACTACCGGAGCAAAAAAAGATTAAAAACTTATCTAGAGGTATGAAAATGAAATACGCGCTTGTACTAGCCCTTTCGCATGGTGCAAAGCTTTTTATTCTGGACGAGCCAACATCGGGCCTTGATCCATTGGTAAGGAGCGAATTGCTGGAAATTCTCAAAGATCTCGTCTGTGAAAATCATAAAACAGTTTTGATGTCAACACATATCACATCTGATCTTGATAAAATCGCCGACTATTTGTTTTTCATCTTTGGCGGTAAAATTATTCTGCACGGACAGAAAGATGAATTAAAAGAACAACACGCCATTGTAAAAGGCAATCCTGCCGTATTATTGCCAGAGCTTGAAAATCATTTTATCGGAATAAACAAATCCAACTATGGTTTTGAAGGACTGACCGCTAACAAGGCGATACTCAAAAAGCTACTACCTAACGAAACAGTCTATGAAGTCCCTACGATCGAAGAGCTGATGCTCTATTACACAAGGAGGCACCAATAA
- a CDS encoding ABC-2 transporter permease → MHSNFLNFTKMQIVALSQIVWLQLLCIVLYPMFFSQINVANDFVNIITYAMGLLMLSYLLLRNFAFNDEKYQTKLLFGILPVKATTIIGARGIIIYLFCLMATPLIIFFSNVTHAIKPEMFAIVPTHILPDGLLLASVFLPIEFLIFYLFEAQKSDIIGAIAIFPYMALMALLENYLMNSILWIVVFMIAIFMNITCFWFSNQLYHRNRFNKN, encoded by the coding sequence ATGCACTCAAATTTTCTTAATTTCACCAAAATGCAAATTGTCGCATTAAGTCAAATTGTTTGGTTACAGCTACTTTGTATTGTGTTATACCCGATGTTTTTTAGTCAAATTAATGTAGCTAATGATTTTGTAAATATCATTACTTACGCGATGGGATTATTAATGTTATCCTATTTATTGCTGCGGAATTTTGCATTTAATGATGAAAAATATCAGACGAAATTATTGTTTGGTATCCTCCCCGTCAAAGCGACAACAATCATTGGCGCAAGAGGTATCATTATCTACCTGTTCTGTTTAATGGCAACGCCGCTCATTATCTTCTTTTCTAATGTAACCCACGCGATTAAACCAGAAATGTTTGCAATTGTGCCAACACATATTCTACCGGATGGATTATTGTTAGCTTCTGTATTTCTACCCATTGAATTTTTAATATTTTATCTGTTTGAGGCGCAAAAATCCGATATTATCGGAGCCATTGCAATTTTTCCCTACATGGCGTTGATGGCGCTGTTAGAAAACTATCTGATGAATAGTATTCTTTGGATTGTCGTCTTTATGATTGCTATTTTTATGAATATAACTTGTTTTTGGTTTTCTAATCAATTATATCATCGCAACCGCTTCAATAAAAACTAA
- a CDS encoding 4Fe-4S dicluster domain-containing protein, which produces MPCPKGVDIPTCFSTYNDREIEGKTAALSKYIMQTSVKSKTSNASLCSKCGKCESHCPQNIKIREELVTVAKTMEGFYYKPTRFLIKRFMKL; this is translated from the coding sequence ATGCCATGTCCTAAAGGAGTTGACATTCCCACCTGTTTTTCAACCTATAATGATCGCGAAATTGAAGGTAAAACAGCAGCACTGAGCAAATATATTATGCAAACCAGTGTTAAAAGTAAAACGAGTAATGCTTCCCTCTGTTCAAAATGCGGAAAATGTGAAAGCCATTGTCCGCAGAATATAAAGATAAGAGAAGAGTTAGTAACCGTTGCTAAAACCATGGAAGGTTTTTATTACAAGCCCACCCGGTTTTTGATTAAACGATTTATGAAACTCTAA
- a CDS encoding aldo/keto reductase: protein MKYRINPKNGDKLSALGFGCMRFAKDEKEVENQIIYAIENGVNYFDTAYIYPKSEAILGRVLAKGYRDRVKIATKMPPYLIKKYEDLDKIFNAELERLQTDHIDYYFMHMLTDVNIWTRLVELGILKWIEEKKQAGQIINIGFSYHGGRDEFIKLVDVYDWEFCMIQFNFLDEHKQAGKEGLEYAAAKGLPVMIMEPLRGGKLVTNLPKAVYKVWDNADVKRSPAEWAFRWIWNHPEVTVVLSGMNSQAMVEENIKVASEMEANSFTAADFELFKHVTQILSDKIKIPCTGCNYCMPCPNRLQLLHAMS from the coding sequence ATGAAATATCGGATTAATCCTAAAAATGGTGACAAACTTTCAGCCTTGGGATTTGGCTGTATGCGTTTTGCCAAAGATGAAAAAGAGGTTGAAAACCAAATTATTTACGCGATTGAAAATGGCGTCAATTATTTTGACACGGCTTATATTTATCCCAAAAGCGAAGCAATTTTGGGTCGGGTGTTGGCAAAAGGTTATCGTGATCGAGTCAAAATAGCCACCAAAATGCCGCCATATTTAATAAAAAAATATGAAGATTTGGATAAAATTTTTAATGCGGAATTGGAACGGCTGCAAACTGATCATATTGATTATTATTTTATGCACATGCTTACCGATGTGAACATTTGGACAAGACTTGTCGAATTGGGGATTTTAAAATGGATCGAAGAAAAAAAGCAAGCGGGTCAAATTATCAATATTGGTTTTTCATACCATGGTGGTCGAGACGAATTTATAAAGCTGGTTGATGTCTACGATTGGGAATTTTGTATGATTCAGTTTAATTTTCTGGATGAACATAAACAAGCGGGAAAAGAAGGACTGGAATATGCAGCCGCTAAGGGGCTGCCGGTGATGATTATGGAACCTTTAAGAGGAGGCAAACTGGTCACCAATTTACCGAAAGCGGTTTACAAGGTTTGGGATAATGCTGATGTGAAACGTTCACCGGCGGAGTGGGCCTTTCGCTGGATTTGGAATCATCCTGAAGTCACCGTCGTTTTGTCGGGCATGAACTCACAAGCGATGGTTGAAGAAAATATCAAAGTTGCGTCAGAAATGGAAGCTAATAGCTTTACTGCTGCTGACTTTGAATTATTTAAGCATGTCACGCAAATCTTAAGCGATAAGATAAAAATCCCCTGTACCGGCTGCAATTATTGCATGCCATGTCCTAACCGGCTGCAATTATTGCATGCCATGTCCTAA
- a CDS encoding TetR/AcrR family transcriptional regulator, translated as MDKREKILKAALELFNQYGFDNTPTARITKEAGVATGTLFNYFKNKEELINVLYLSCKDSLTNGLSRGFEQESTFRSKLKRIYINYIVWSLDHTDEFLFFQQFCNAPCIGENTRKEGVSKFKKIMALMSEGIEQEIIKNVNLDYMSSLLMSIMNANTYYFIDNPSLAGDDDFLETSFSFLWDSIKN; from the coding sequence ATGGATAAACGAGAAAAAATATTAAAAGCGGCATTAGAACTTTTTAATCAATATGGTTTTGATAATACTCCAACTGCTCGAATCACTAAGGAAGCAGGTGTTGCTACCGGAACATTATTTAATTATTTTAAAAATAAAGAAGAACTAATCAATGTTCTTTATTTGTCGTGTAAAGACTCTTTGACTAATGGGTTATCCAGAGGTTTTGAACAGGAGAGCACTTTTAGAAGTAAGCTAAAACGAATTTATATTAATTATATTGTTTGGAGTCTTGATCATACCGATGAATTTCTCTTTTTTCAGCAGTTTTGCAACGCGCCTTGCATCGGTGAGAACACCCGTAAAGAAGGGGTAAGCAAATTTAAAAAAATCATGGCTTTAATGTCTGAGGGAATTGAGCAGGAAATTATTAAAAATGTTAATCTGGATTATATGAGTAGTTTACTAATGAGCATCATGAATGCAAACACCTATTATTTTATCGATAATCCCAGTTTGGCGGGAGATGATGACTTTCTAGAAACATCATTCAGTTTTCTTTGGGATAGTATTAAAAACTAA
- a CDS encoding NYN domain-containing protein, whose protein sequence is MSDSNIALLIDVDNVSAKYVKSIFDELNAFGTVSIRRIYGNWKRTYGWNEDVLLEYSIQPIQQFDYTKGKNATDMAMVIDAMDILYGHNIDVFCIVTSDSDFTKLAMRLRESQAYVIGMGESKTPIALTKACNKFVHLDLIASDEPKVEETKAAVQNEKNAKIIESMESNVTPISQIQESILNMITESDCLTLGEVGSSLGKLFTDFDVRNYGYTKLNVFIREEFPKIQIEEKEGSFFVKMKNDVDFITVKNEILEIIKSNRGTIGNLSIIHNALKTKHSHFNLKDYGYSRFSSFLRSIDEISVDGNKVKLKVKNKQ, encoded by the coding sequence ATGAGTGACAGTAACATAGCATTGCTAATTGACGTTGATAATGTCAGTGCAAAATATGTTAAAAGCATATTTGATGAACTAAATGCTTTTGGAACAGTGTCTATTAGAAGAATTTATGGTAATTGGAAAAGAACTTATGGATGGAATGAAGATGTATTGTTAGAATATTCAATTCAACCAATTCAGCAATTTGATTATACAAAAGGAAAAAATGCGACTGATATGGCAATGGTTATCGATGCAATGGACATACTTTATGGTCATAACATCGATGTTTTTTGCATTGTAACCAGTGACAGCGATTTTACAAAACTAGCGATGCGATTAAGAGAATCGCAAGCTTATGTCATTGGCATGGGTGAATCAAAAACTCCAATTGCACTTACCAAAGCCTGTAATAAATTTGTTCATCTCGATTTGATTGCCTCAGATGAACCAAAGGTCGAAGAGACCAAAGCGGCGGTACAAAATGAAAAAAACGCTAAAATAATCGAGTCAATGGAATCAAATGTCACCCCGATTAGTCAAATCCAGGAATCAATATTAAATATGATTACCGAATCAGATTGCCTTACGCTTGGTGAAGTCGGGTCATCGTTAGGCAAACTATTTACTGATTTTGATGTTAGAAATTATGGCTATACGAAACTTAATGTTTTTATTCGTGAAGAATTTCCTAAAATTCAAATTGAAGAAAAAGAGGGATCTTTTTTTGTGAAAATGAAAAATGACGTTGATTTTATCACTGTTAAAAACGAAATATTAGAGATTATAAAAAGTAACCGTGGTACTATTGGCAATTTATCGATAATACATAACGCATTGAAAACGAAACATAGTCATTTTAATTTAAAAGATTATGGATACAGTCGGTTTTCAAGCTTTTTAAGAAGTATTGACGAAATATCTGTGGATGGCAATAAAGTTAAGTTAAAAGTCAAAAATAAACAGTAG
- a CDS encoding flavodoxin family protein has translation MKIIAIMGSPHKGKGYQIVQKIEMALKRWGDIDFQYIFLKDVNLQPCIGCFACIAKGESFCPLQDDRKSIETEMLSADGIILSSPGYTQNVSGLMKNFMDRFAYSLHRPKFFNQSLMLVANGGSGLGKVIKALTMNLGGSRKICELKITTTPWETTLKYRNQTDQAIEKSAKKFYRAMIDKQKIRPDLGNLIWFKIFKKMASLSEQNLPADYQFYNDKPKFFYPVKVSLVKNGLAEVIAVLAVWSMKKQVDFK, from the coding sequence ATGAAAATTATCGCAATTATGGGGAGTCCCCATAAGGGGAAAGGTTACCAGATTGTTCAAAAAATCGAAATGGCATTAAAACGATGGGGGGACATTGATTTTCAGTATATCTTTTTAAAAGATGTCAATTTGCAGCCCTGTATTGGTTGTTTTGCTTGTATTGCCAAAGGTGAAAGTTTTTGCCCGTTGCAAGATGACCGGAAATCCATTGAGACAGAAATGCTGAGTGCGGATGGAATTATTCTTAGTTCACCCGGTTATACCCAAAATGTCAGTGGTTTGATGAAAAACTTTATGGATCGGTTTGCCTATAGCTTACATCGGCCGAAGTTTTTTAATCAGTCTCTGATGCTGGTTGCTAACGGCGGTTCTGGTTTGGGAAAAGTAATTAAAGCCCTTACCATGAACCTTGGCGGCAGCCGCAAAATTTGTGAATTGAAAATAACCACAACCCCTTGGGAAACGACCCTTAAATATCGAAATCAGACCGATCAGGCGATTGAAAAAAGCGCTAAAAAGTTTTATCGTGCGATGATCGATAAACAAAAAATTCGTCCTGATTTAGGAAATTTGATTTGGTTTAAAATCTTTAAAAAAATGGCAAGTTTATCAGAACAAAATTTACCGGCGGATTACCAATTTTACAACGATAAACCAAAATTTTTTTATCCGGTCAAGGTAAGTCTTGTAAAAAATGGACTGGCTGAAGTAATCGCGGTTTTGGCTGTCTGGAGTATGAAAAAGCAAGTCGATTTTAAATAA
- a CDS encoding GGDEF domain-containing protein produces the protein MTHIYKKSTFDKNLPDSTLIQIRKNINAINFKRLTYFFIAMLVIEPFIIALFDIQGMLQIDSQKNWVYISYFIIHSLLWFLSLIWILARRFLQNRCNENCHLIAIGAALVLVLLAMVNGLDQLKEIGITVYIAYVLMFGIALLFTFPTNLFVILPSYIVFVFGILLFQANPDDKVSSITNGSIFFLAVIVISSYLYQTYFENSLYTLELKIANEKLNYLSTHDSLTGLLNRFEFENQLSLLNQATSQKVALILLDVDYFKNVNDCYGHLIGDQILIEIAKTITTVVPIEFLVSRWGGEEFLIAGPMENMIEALSMAELIRINIAQKTFTSDQGKINITASLGVSLMTGDNPDVFEPYFKETDDSLYRAKEKGRNRVESSQNLNSKE, from the coding sequence ATGACGCACATATATAAAAAATCGACTTTTGATAAAAACTTACCAGATTCGACACTTATTCAAATCCGTAAAAATATCAACGCCATTAATTTTAAACGGCTTACCTACTTTTTTATTGCGATGCTTGTTATTGAACCTTTTATTATCGCGCTTTTTGATATTCAGGGGATGTTGCAAATAGACTCACAAAAAAACTGGGTATATATCAGCTATTTTATTATTCACTCACTGTTATGGTTTCTTTCGTTGATCTGGATCTTGGCGAGACGCTTTCTTCAAAACCGATGCAACGAAAATTGTCATCTGATTGCGATAGGTGCCGCATTGGTGCTCGTTTTATTGGCTATGGTCAATGGACTCGATCAATTAAAAGAAATCGGCATAACCGTATATATTGCTTATGTTCTAATGTTTGGCATTGCACTGCTGTTTACTTTTCCAACTAACCTGTTCGTTATTTTGCCATCTTATATTGTCTTTGTGTTTGGAATACTTCTATTCCAAGCTAATCCAGATGATAAAGTAAGCAGCATCACCAATGGTTCGATTTTCTTTTTAGCAGTGATTGTCATTTCCTCCTATCTTTATCAGACTTATTTTGAAAATTCCCTTTATACATTGGAATTAAAAATTGCCAATGAGAAACTCAATTATTTGTCAACTCATGATAGTCTGACAGGGCTTTTGAATCGATTCGAATTTGAAAATCAATTGTCACTGTTAAATCAGGCTACTTCACAAAAAGTAGCTTTAATCCTTTTAGATGTTGATTATTTCAAAAATGTCAATGATTGCTATGGTCATCTGATTGGCGATCAAATATTGATTGAAATTGCTAAAACAATAACAACTGTCGTTCCCATTGAATTTTTGGTTTCTCGATGGGGGGGTGAAGAATTTTTAATTGCCGGTCCGATGGAAAATATGATCGAAGCGCTATCCATGGCCGAATTAATCAGAATCAATATTGCCCAAAAGACCTTTACTTCAGATCAAGGCAAGATCAACATAACAGCCAGTTTGGGAGTCTCGTTGATGACCGGGGATAATCCTGACGTCTTCGAACCATATTTTAAAGAAACTGATGACTCTTTATATCGGGCCAAAGAAAAAGGCCGAAACCGTGTCGAGTCATCACAAAATCTAAATAGTAAGGAATAA
- a CDS encoding HD-GYP domain-containing protein: MNITLKELITSFTKSIDLYNYLLKNHHRRTAIAAYHIGMQMGLSAKRLSDLVIAASLHDIGAFTVNERDLLIQLDVENPFPHSSLGCYMLSSFSPFQDISKIVFYHHWHYDQDLHYISAFGPVPLEAYILHVADRMDILVQPNYSILAQKQDVSTKIQSYSGTVFHPEVITAFLEQAQKDSFWLDFDNWDMDKILGLAISKEYEIEMSMDLLEEFALTISRIIDSRSKFAISHSFGVSQVAYFLARKMDCSEEKCRKIRVAGLLHDMGKIAVATEIIEKKEELTITERADIRTHAYFTYLILGNISGLEEIVEWASGHHENHDGTGYPMNLFKTGISLEMDIVSYADIYTALSEDRPYRKGLPADQIIQILEDEYLGKHGEPVFKIIQNNLNEIDEVCKSSVQDGVSHFHVYQEMAQEQEQLIKSFS, encoded by the coding sequence ATGAATATTACATTGAAGGAATTGATCACATCGTTTACAAAATCCATCGATCTTTATAATTATTTGCTTAAAAACCATCATCGTCGTACGGCGATAGCCGCTTATCATATTGGGATGCAAATGGGATTGTCTGCAAAAAGACTAAGTGACCTTGTGATCGCTGCATCATTGCATGATATTGGAGCGTTTACCGTTAATGAACGTGATCTACTAATTCAATTAGATGTCGAGAATCCATTCCCTCATAGCAGTTTAGGTTGCTATATGCTATCCTCATTTTCACCTTTTCAGGATATCTCTAAAATAGTATTTTACCACCATTGGCATTATGATCAAGATCTTCACTATATATCGGCATTCGGTCCAGTGCCATTGGAGGCCTATATTCTTCATGTTGCTGATCGAATGGATATATTAGTTCAACCAAATTATTCAATTTTGGCTCAAAAGCAGGATGTTTCAACTAAAATACAATCATATAGTGGAACTGTATTCCATCCAGAGGTGATAACCGCATTTTTAGAGCAGGCTCAGAAAGATTCCTTTTGGTTGGATTTTGATAACTGGGATATGGATAAAATTCTAGGTCTTGCTATTTCTAAAGAATATGAGATTGAGATGTCAATGGATTTATTAGAGGAGTTTGCGCTGACTATTTCGAGAATTATTGATTCACGCAGTAAATTTGCCATTTCCCATTCATTTGGGGTAAGTCAAGTTGCTTATTTTCTGGCTCGAAAAATGGATTGTTCTGAAGAAAAATGCCGAAAAATAAGAGTTGCCGGTTTGCTTCATGACATGGGAAAAATCGCCGTAGCTACAGAGATTATCGAAAAAAAAGAAGAACTAACCATAACTGAACGTGCTGATATTAGAACCCATGCCTATTTTACTTATTTAATTCTGGGTAATATTTCGGGATTAGAGGAGATTGTTGAATGGGCCTCCGGCCATCATGAGAACCACGATGGAACAGGTTATCCAATGAATCTTTTTAAAACCGGGATTTCGTTGGAGATGGACATTGTATCCTATGCTGATATTTACACAGCGCTTTCTGAAGATCGACCCTACCGAAAAGGGTTGCCTGCAGATCAGATAATTCAAATTCTCGAAGACGAATATTTGGGAAAACACGGTGAACCAGTATTTAAGATTATTCAAAATAATTTGAATGAAATCGATGAGGTCTGTAAATCATCCGTTCAAGATGGCGTTTCGCACTTCCATGTTTATCAAGAGATGGCTCAAGAACAGGAGCAGTTAATCAAAAGTTTTTCATAA
- a CDS encoding ABC-F family ATP-binding cassette domain-containing protein, with product MITVSELSLNFSGTNLFSNVNIKFTPGNCYGVIGANGAGKTTFLRILSGEIEPSTGNVFIPEHMRMSVLKQDHYAFDEFSVLDTIMMGNQHLYSVMKEKDALYMKEDFSDADGIRAGELEGEFAEMGGWEAESDASRIIQGLGLGVNILDANMDGLTGNEKVKVLLAQALFGKPEIILLDEPTNHLDIQAVEWLEEFLMEYEGTVIVVSHDRYFLNNVCTHIVDIDFGKIKVYVGNYDFWYESSQLVQRLLKDQNKKNEDKAKELQSFIARFSANKSKSKQATSRKKMLDKLNIEDMPSSSRKYPWVGFQIDREPGKEILTVEHLSKTIDGVKVLNNVSFRVNKDDKIAFVADNEIAMTTLFKILMEEIEPDEGTFKWGVSTSQSYFPKDNSDYFNGCTLNICEWLQQYTEEITETYIRGFLGRMLFSGDDIYKQVQVLSGGEKVRCMLSKIMMFGSNVLILDQPTNHLDLESITAVNNGLIDFKSILLFASHDHQFMQTVANRIIEIKDEGIMDRLSTYDEFIEYKKTLA from the coding sequence ATGATAACAGTATCAGAATTAAGTTTGAATTTTAGTGGAACAAATCTTTTTTCCAACGTAAATATTAAATTTACCCCTGGAAATTGCTATGGGGTTATCGGAGCGAATGGCGCTGGGAAGACCACTTTTTTGAGAATTTTATCAGGTGAAATTGAACCATCAACGGGTAATGTATTTATTCCGGAGCATATGCGAATGTCAGTGCTAAAACAGGATCATTATGCTTTTGATGAATTTTCGGTCCTTGATACCATTATGATGGGAAATCAACATCTTTATTCGGTTATGAAAGAAAAAGATGCATTATATATGAAAGAAGATTTTTCTGATGCAGATGGAATCAGAGCGGGTGAGCTTGAAGGTGAATTTGCTGAAATGGGCGGTTGGGAAGCCGAATCAGATGCATCGCGAATTATCCAGGGTTTGGGACTCGGCGTTAACATCCTCGATGCTAACATGGATGGCCTAACAGGAAATGAAAAGGTCAAGGTTTTATTGGCCCAGGCTTTATTTGGCAAACCAGAAATTATCCTCTTAGATGAGCCTACCAATCATTTAGATATCCAAGCAGTTGAATGGCTGGAAGAATTTTTAATGGAATATGAAGGAACGGTTATTGTGGTATCTCATGACCGTTACTTTTTGAATAATGTCTGTACTCATATTGTCGATATTGACTTTGGTAAAATTAAAGTTTATGTTGGCAATTATGATTTCTGGTATGAATCAAGCCAGTTAGTGCAACGATTATTAAAAGATCAAAACAAAAAAAATGAAGATAAAGCTAAAGAACTACAAAGTTTTATTGCCCGATTTTCAGCCAATAAATCTAAATCTAAACAAGCGACCTCCCGTAAAAAAATGTTGGATAAATTGAATATTGAAGATATGCCTTCGTCATCCCGTAAATATCCTTGGGTTGGTTTTCAAATTGATCGAGAACCTGGAAAAGAGATTTTAACGGTTGAACATTTGTCTAAAACGATTGATGGCGTAAAAGTTTTAAATAATGTGAGTTTTCGAGTTAATAAAGATGATAAAATTGCGTTTGTTGCGGATAATGAGATCGCGATGACGACGCTTTTTAAGATATTAATGGAAGAGATAGAACCAGATGAAGGGACTTTTAAATGGGGAGTCAGTACAAGTCAATCTTATTTTCCCAAAGATAACAGTGACTATTTTAATGGCTGTACACTCAACATTTGCGAGTGGCTGCAGCAGTATACCGAGGAAATTACCGAAACGTATATTCGTGGATTTTTGGGACGAATGCTGTTTTCTGGTGATGATATCTATAAACAAGTGCAAGTTTTGTCAGGTGGCGAAAAGGTTCGGTGTATGCTTTCCAAAATAATGATGTTTGGTTCAAATGTTTTAATATTGGATCAGCCCACTAATCATCTGGATTTGGAATCGATAACTGCTGTTAATAATGGCCTGATTGATTTTAAATCAATCCTTCTTTTTGCCAGTCATGATCATCAATTCATGCAAACTGTGGCAAATCGAATTATTGAAATCAAAGATGAAGGGATCATGGATCGTTTGTCTACTTATGATGAGTTCATTGAGTATAAAAAAACCTTGGCTTAG
- a CDS encoding CpsD/CapB family tyrosine-protein kinase, with product MNLASLITLNDPTSHVTESYKLLRTNLNFINLENKYQVLLFTSAAKEEGKTTTIANLAITLAQSGKRVLLIDADLRLPRIGKIFDISLNQPGLSNMLVDGLIFDSVLNKVKDLEKFEILTAGDRQVSPTELLNSDAFEQLIIACRKEYDIILIDTPPVLNFADASIVSKVADGSLLVVAANETKKAMIVEAKKTIDKVGGVLLGVILTKVKFKKSSDYYGYGEDKGHSKKEKKLKKKK from the coding sequence ATGAATTTAGCGAGTTTAATAACATTAAATGATCCCACTTCACATGTAACTGAAAGCTACAAATTATTAAGAACAAACTTAAATTTTATCAACCTCGAAAATAAATATCAGGTATTATTGTTTACCAGTGCGGCTAAAGAAGAAGGAAAAACAACAACTATCGCTAATTTAGCAATAACACTTGCTCAATCGGGAAAGAGAGTATTGTTAATTGATGCAGATTTAAGGCTACCACGGATTGGTAAGATATTTGATATCAGCTTAAATCAACCAGGTTTGTCAAACATGCTTGTTGATGGTTTAATATTTGACTCTGTATTAAACAAGGTAAAGGATTTAGAAAAATTTGAAATTTTAACTGCCGGAGATCGACAGGTTTCACCAACGGAATTATTGAATTCTGATGCTTTTGAGCAATTAATTATTGCATGTAGAAAGGAATACGATATTATTTTAATTGATACGCCACCGGTTTTAAATTTTGCTGATGCCAGTATTGTTTCTAAAGTTGCGGATGGGTCGTTACTTGTTGTCGCCGCGAATGAAACTAAAAAAGCGATGATCGTAGAGGCAAAAAAAACGATTGACAAGGTTGGCGGTGTATTATTAGGGGTTATTTTGACCAAAGTAAAATTTAAAAAAAGTTCGGATTATTATGGTTATGGTGAAGATAAAGGACATTCCAAAAAAGAAAAAAAACTGAAAAAGAAAAAATAG